The genome window GCACCGCGGCGTGGGGAGTCTCGTCCCCCGTGCACGGCCTGACGGTGCCGGAGGAGGATGCGGTGCAGCTGACGCTGGCTGCATTCGAGAGCCCCGTCACCTTCATCGACACCTCGAACAACTACGGCGACGGCGAGAGCGAGCGGCGGATCGGTCTGGCGGTTCGTCGGGCGGGAGGCGTACCGGAAGGTTTCGTGATCCAGACGAAGCTCGACCGCGACCCCGAGAGCGACTCGTTCGACCCCGACCGCATGCGGCGTTCGCTCGACGAGAGCCTCGAGCGGCTCGGCATCGACCGGGTGCCGATCCTGCACCTGCACGACCCCGAGCACATCGGCTTCGACGCGGCGATGGCACCGGGCGGCCCCGTCGAGATGCTGCAATCACTGCGTGATGAGGGATACGCCGACTTCATCGGGATCTCGGGAGGGCCGGCGCGGATGCTCACGCGATTCGTCGAGACGGACGTCTTCGACGTGCTGATCACGCACAACCGGGCCACACTGGTCGACCGCACGGCGGATGCCCTGCTCGACGCCGCCGCCGCGGCGGACATCGGCGTGGTGAACGCGGCGATCTACGGAGGCGGGATCCTCGCGAGCTGGCCCCGCACGTCCGATCGCTATCACTACGCCCCCGCGTCGACCGAGATGCTCGCAGCGATCGACGCGATGGGCGCGGCGTGCGAACGCCACGGAGTGCCCCTGATCGTGGCGGCGCTGCAGAGCTCGCTGCGCGATCCGCGCATCCACTCCACCGTGTGCGGGCTGGTCACACCGCAGCAGCTCGACGAGACTGTGCGCATGGCCGAGACCGTCATCCCCGACGCACTCTGGGAGGAGCTCGACGCGCTCCGCCCCTCACGGGAATCGTGGATCGATGACTGACCGCCCCGCCCTGCTCGTCACCGGCGTCGGCGCGCACGCCGACCCCTGGCACGGTCTGGCCGCGACCGGCGAGGCGCTCGCGGCGGTGCTCGTCGAGCGGATGCCGGTGCGCCGCCTCGACACCGACGACGTGGCCGATGGAGCGACTCTGACGGACGCCGCGCTGCTCGTCGTGAACATCAGCGCCGATCTGGGCGTGGATGCCGCTGCGGCGAGCGCCGTGCTCGATCCTCTGCTCGACGCCGTGGCCTCGGGCATCCCGCTGCTCGCGGTGCACTCCTCGTCTCTCGCCTTCCGTGACGATCCCCGCTGGGCCGAGCTGCTGGGTGGGCGATGGGTGCCGGGGGTGACGATGCATCCGCAGATCGGCTGGAGCGTGGTGCAGCCGTCCGCTCCGCTCCCCCCGTTCCGGGTCTACGACGAGCGGTACTCGCACCTCGAGGTCGGCGACGGTTCCGCGGTGCGGGCGATCCACACCGACGACGGCATCACCCACGCTCTCGCCTGGTCACGCCACGGCGCTGACGGACACGGCGGCGTCGCGTACTCGGCACTCGGCCACGGCGTCGAGGCCTATCGGGCCGACGGCACGCGCGCGCTGCTCCATGCGCTGGTCGACGAACTGGTCGGTACCGACCATGCGCTGGACCCGGCCCCGTCGGCGATCCCGCCGGAGCGGGCGTTCGAGGCCGCCGCGCTCGATTACGAACTCATCGCGATCGCACCGCACGGCGGCGATGTCGGAGTGGCCGGCTTCGCTGATCACTTCGACGACGGTGAGCTGCTGGCATCCGGCTACCTCCTGCTCGAGCGCCTGCGCGACGGCGGTGCCGCCCTGCACAGCCACGGCCGCGAGGTCGGTCGGCTCGCGTCCGTCGACGTCGGTCTGCGTGTCGACCTGCCCGGAGCCGCGATCGACGGACGGATGCTGCGTTCCGCCGACGCGGGGATCGCACTGGTCGCCGAACACGGGCGTTGGCAGGGCGGCGGCGACGGATCTGCCATCCTGCTCGGAGACGACTGGCGCGTCGTCGTGGTCCACGGCCCGGCGCGCGTCAAGCTCGATAATCGCGTCCGACTGCTCGACGACCTGCGGGCTCTGACTCGGACGCAGGAGGAGCGGCATGCCTGACATCGGCCTCCGAGACGTCGCCGAGCGCGCCGGGGTCTCGATCGGAACCGTCTCGAACGCGCTGAACCGCCCGGAGCTCGTCTCCGAGTCCGCGGCCGCCCGCGTCGCCGAGGCCGTCGACGAGCTCGGCTACGTGCCCAACATCGCCGCCCGACAGCTCAAGGCGGGTCGCAGCGATGCGATCGGGTTCTCGGTGATCAACATCACCAACCCGTTCTTCGCCGACCTCGCGTTCGGCGCCGAGGAGCAGGCGCTGACCGCCGGCTACTCCGTGCTCGTGGGCAACGGCTTCGACTCGGCCGAGCGCGAGTCGCGCTACCTCGACCTGTTCGAGCGGCAGCGCGTCGACGGCGTGCTCATCGCCCCGGTCGAGTACCACGAGGAGTACCTGCAGCGCTTCCGCCGCAGAGGGGTGCCCGTCGTGCTCGTCGACCAGCGGCATCCACGCGGCGAGTTCTCCTCCGTGTCGGTCGACAACCGGCTCGGCGGACGCATCGCGGCTCAGGCGCTCCTCGACGGCGGATGCCGACACCTGGCGTTCATCGGCGGACCGAAGTCGCGCGAGCAGATGAACGAGCGTCTCACCGGACTGCACGAGGTGGCGGATGCCGCAGGTGTGCGCACCACGCTCATCGAGACGACCACGCTGAACACCGGACTCGGCCGTGAGATCGGCGAGCAGATCGCCGATCTGCCCGCAGCGGACCGCCCCGACGGGATCTTCGCCGGTAACGACCACCTCGCCCTCGGCCTGCTGCAGGGGCTCGTCGGGCGGGGCCTGCGCGTGCCCGAGGACATCTCGCTGGTCGGCTACGACGACATCGAGTTCGCCGGCGCCGCGGTCGTGCCCCTGACCTCGGTGCGCCAACCCGCCCGAGAGATGGGCGCGCGGGCCATCGAGCTGCTCATGCACCACCTCGCAGGCTCCGACGATCCGATCGAGGCGCGCTTCGTGCCCGAGCTCGTGGTTCGGGCCTCGACCCGCTCCCACTGACCTTCCCCACCCATCCGGTCCTCGCGACCACCGACCCAGGAGATCCATGCATTACGGCGCCGACTACAACCCCGAGCAGTGGCCACGAGAGGTGTGGCCCGAAGACGTGCGGCTCATGCGCGAAGCGGGTGTGACGCTCGTGAGCCTCGGGATCTTCTCGTGGTCGCGGATCCAGCCCGCCGAGGGCGAGTTCGACTGGGAATGGCTCGACGAGATCATCGGGCTGCTGCACGAGGGCGGCATCCAGGTCGACCTCGCCACCGCCAC of Microbacterium sp. LWH13-1.2 contains these proteins:
- a CDS encoding aldo/keto reductase, with amino-acid sequence MSTDHPLTLERKILGRTGLAVSPICIGTAAWGVSSPVHGLTVPEEDAVQLTLAAFESPVTFIDTSNNYGDGESERRIGLAVRRAGGVPEGFVIQTKLDRDPESDSFDPDRMRRSLDESLERLGIDRVPILHLHDPEHIGFDAAMAPGGPVEMLQSLRDEGYADFIGISGGPARMLTRFVETDVFDVLITHNRATLVDRTADALLDAAAAADIGVVNAAIYGGGILASWPRTSDRYHYAPASTEMLAAIDAMGAACERHGVPLIVAALQSSLRDPRIHSTVCGLVTPQQLDETVRMAETVIPDALWEELDALRPSRESWIDD
- a CDS encoding ThuA domain-containing protein, which encodes MTDRPALLVTGVGAHADPWHGLAATGEALAAVLVERMPVRRLDTDDVADGATLTDAALLVVNISADLGVDAAAASAVLDPLLDAVASGIPLLAVHSSSLAFRDDPRWAELLGGRWVPGVTMHPQIGWSVVQPSAPLPPFRVYDERYSHLEVGDGSAVRAIHTDDGITHALAWSRHGADGHGGVAYSALGHGVEAYRADGTRALLHALVDELVGTDHALDPAPSAIPPERAFEAAALDYELIAIAPHGGDVGVAGFADHFDDGELLASGYLLLERLRDGGAALHSHGREVGRLASVDVGLRVDLPGAAIDGRMLRSADAGIALVAEHGRWQGGGDGSAILLGDDWRVVVVHGPARVKLDNRVRLLDDLRALTRTQEERHA
- a CDS encoding LacI family DNA-binding transcriptional regulator, coding for MPDIGLRDVAERAGVSIGTVSNALNRPELVSESAAARVAEAVDELGYVPNIAARQLKAGRSDAIGFSVINITNPFFADLAFGAEEQALTAGYSVLVGNGFDSAERESRYLDLFERQRVDGVLIAPVEYHEEYLQRFRRRGVPVVLVDQRHPRGEFSSVSVDNRLGGRIAAQALLDGGCRHLAFIGGPKSREQMNERLTGLHEVADAAGVRTTLIETTTLNTGLGREIGEQIADLPAADRPDGIFAGNDHLALGLLQGLVGRGLRVPEDISLVGYDDIEFAGAAVVPLTSVRQPAREMGARAIELLMHHLAGSDDPIEARFVPELVVRASTRSH